Proteins encoded together in one Microbacterium oxydans window:
- a CDS encoding NfeD family protein → MDNFTTFVTFIDHWAWIGWLVLIAVFLVIEMLSLDFTFLMLSFGSVVGLVTDLIGVPVWVQVIIAAAAAALFILFLRPPLLKRLRRGEDPTKSNVDALVDLRGIALHEITQISGQVKLANGDTWTARSASSVPIPPGAPVAVSAINGATAIVRPVND, encoded by the coding sequence ATGGACAACTTCACGACATTCGTCACGTTCATCGACCATTGGGCTTGGATCGGCTGGCTGGTCCTGATCGCCGTCTTCCTCGTCATCGAGATGCTGTCGCTGGACTTCACGTTCCTGATGCTGAGCTTCGGAAGCGTCGTCGGTCTGGTCACCGACCTGATCGGCGTGCCGGTCTGGGTGCAGGTGATCATCGCCGCGGCCGCCGCCGCGCTGTTCATCCTCTTCCTGCGCCCACCGCTCCTCAAGCGCCTGCGCCGTGGGGAGGATCCCACCAAATCCAACGTCGACGCTCTCGTCGATCTGCGCGGGATCGCGCTGCACGAGATCACGCAGATCTCCGGTCAGGTCAAGCTCGCCAACGGCGACACCTGGACGGCCCGCAGCGCCTCGTCTGTGCCGATCCCTCCGGGTGCACCCGTCGCCGTGAGCGCGATCAACGGCGCCACCGCCATCGTCCGTCCCGTCAACGACTAG
- a CDS encoding SDR family oxidoreductase: protein MTDVLPAGSLDGKVALVTGSSRGIGADTVRYLAEAGADVVINFRNKAPRAEKLAAQLRELGRRALVVGADLTDPASVAEMFEAIRAEYGRLDVLVLNASGGMESGMAEDYALTLNRDAQLNVLNAATPLLGEGARVVFVTSHQAHFIRTTPTMPEYEPVALSKRAGEDALRELIPGLAEKGIGFTVVSGDMIEGTITATLLERANPGAIAERRESAGKLYNVSEFAAEVAKATVEPVPADNTRLVGDVSAFVAE, encoded by the coding sequence GTGACCGACGTTCTTCCCGCAGGATCCCTCGACGGCAAGGTCGCCCTTGTCACCGGTTCATCGCGGGGCATCGGCGCCGACACCGTGCGCTACCTGGCCGAGGCCGGGGCCGACGTCGTCATCAACTTCCGCAACAAGGCTCCCCGAGCGGAGAAGCTCGCCGCGCAGCTTCGTGAGCTCGGACGCCGCGCCCTCGTCGTCGGTGCAGACCTCACCGACCCGGCATCCGTCGCCGAGATGTTCGAGGCCATCCGCGCCGAGTACGGGCGTCTCGACGTCCTGGTGCTCAACGCCTCCGGGGGCATGGAGTCCGGCATGGCCGAGGACTACGCGCTCACGCTCAACCGCGACGCCCAGCTCAACGTCCTCAACGCCGCCACGCCCCTGCTGGGCGAGGGTGCACGCGTGGTGTTCGTGACCAGCCACCAGGCGCACTTCATCCGCACCACGCCGACCATGCCGGAGTACGAGCCGGTGGCGCTGTCGAAGCGTGCCGGCGAGGACGCTCTCCGCGAGCTCATCCCCGGCCTCGCCGAGAAGGGCATCGGCTTCACCGTCGTCTCCGGCGACATGATCGAGGGCACGATCACGGCCACGCTGCTGGAGCGCGCGAACCCGGGCGCGATCGCCGAGCGCCGGGAGTCGGCCGGCAAGCTCTACAACGTCTCCGAGTTCGCGGCGGAGGTCGCCAAGGCCACCGTGGAACCGGTCCCGGCGGACAACACGCGCCTCGTGGGCGACGTCAGCGCCTTCGTCGCCGAATAG
- a CDS encoding HdeD family acid-resistance protein yields the protein MSEPLTQAKSVFKSIRVTLAVAGVLALIAGIVLLVWPVKSAVIVTAIFASYLIIAGLVYIGLGIFSSSKGGWARVGHIVLGLLYIAAGVIAFFNLNVAAATLAFVVVIFIGVSWIVDGVVALTLLGRDGSRVWTVIYAILSIVAGIIVLFSPLIAGFAFWLLLGISLVVLGIIQIVRAITLGKDENEYVSAVQGDPVS from the coding sequence ATGTCTGAACCGCTCACCCAGGCGAAGTCGGTGTTCAAGTCGATCCGCGTCACGCTGGCCGTCGCCGGTGTCCTCGCGCTCATCGCCGGAATCGTCCTCCTCGTCTGGCCGGTGAAGTCCGCGGTCATCGTGACGGCCATCTTCGCCTCGTATCTGATCATCGCCGGCCTCGTGTACATCGGGCTCGGCATCTTCTCGAGCAGCAAGGGAGGATGGGCCCGTGTCGGCCACATCGTCCTCGGTCTGCTCTACATCGCCGCCGGCGTCATCGCGTTCTTCAACCTGAACGTCGCCGCCGCCACGCTGGCCTTCGTCGTCGTGATCTTCATCGGTGTGAGCTGGATCGTGGACGGAGTCGTCGCCCTGACGCTCCTCGGCCGCGACGGCTCGCGCGTGTGGACGGTCATCTACGCGATCCTCAGCATCGTGGCCGGAATCATCGTGCTGTTCTCGCCGCTCATCGCCGGCTTCGCATTCTGGCTGCTGCTCGGCATCTCGCTGGTCGTCCTCGGCATCATCCAGATCGTGCGTGCCATCACGCTCGGCAAGGATGAGAACGAGTACGTCTCCGCTGTGCAGGGAGACCCGGTCAGCTGA
- a CDS encoding helix-turn-helix transcriptional regulator: protein MSRLPATWQDRLVKAVDESRLRELVVMRKVRDRIDREYARPLDVEALARGVHMSAGHLSRQFREAYGESPYSYLMTRRIERAMALLRRGDLSVTEVCFEVGCSSLGTFSTRFSELVGVAPSVYRERAANVEGIPSFQAKQVTRPIRNREAPRTDAHLA, encoded by the coding sequence ATGTCGCGACTTCCGGCGACATGGCAAGATCGACTCGTGAAAGCCGTGGACGAATCCCGCCTGCGCGAACTCGTCGTGATGCGGAAGGTCAGGGATCGCATCGACCGGGAGTACGCGAGGCCCCTCGACGTGGAGGCCCTCGCGCGGGGCGTGCACATGTCGGCGGGGCATCTGAGCAGGCAGTTCCGGGAAGCCTACGGGGAGTCGCCGTACTCCTATCTCATGACGCGGCGCATCGAACGCGCCATGGCGCTGCTGCGACGAGGAGACCTTTCCGTCACGGAGGTCTGCTTCGAAGTCGGCTGCTCGTCGCTCGGCACCTTCAGCACGCGATTCTCGGAGCTGGTCGGTGTCGCACCCAGCGTGTACCGTGAACGCGCCGCGAACGTCGAGGGGATCCCCTCATTCCAGGCGAAGCAGGTCACCAGACCGATCAGGAATCGAGAAGCGCCGCGCACCGATGCGCACCTAGCGTGA
- a CDS encoding VOC family protein: MNISIHYAFLPHTDADAALAFYRDALGFEVRNDVGYDGLRWLTVGPEGQPETSIVLHPPATDPGITDAERQTILELIAKGSYAALTLASDDVDGLFERLVEGGADVVQEPMDQPYGVRDCAFRDPAGNLLRINQTA; encoded by the coding sequence ATGAACATCAGCATCCACTACGCCTTCCTCCCGCACACCGACGCCGATGCGGCCCTCGCGTTCTATCGCGACGCCCTCGGCTTCGAGGTGCGCAACGACGTCGGCTACGACGGGCTGCGCTGGCTCACCGTCGGCCCCGAGGGCCAGCCGGAGACCTCGATCGTGCTGCATCCGCCGGCAACCGACCCCGGGATCACGGACGCCGAGCGTCAGACGATCCTCGAGCTGATCGCCAAGGGCAGCTATGCGGCGCTCACCCTGGCCAGCGACGACGTCGACGGCCTGTTCGAGCGCCTCGTCGAGGGCGGCGCCGATGTCGTGCAGGAGCCGATGGACCAGCCCTACGGCGTCCGCGACTGCGCCTTCCGTGACCCCGCCGGCAACCTGCTCCGTATCAACCAGACCGCCTGA
- a CDS encoding excinuclease ABC subunit UvrA yields the protein MTADEHPADTHDLIRVQGARENNLKDVSVDIPKRRLTVFTGVSGSGKSSLVFDTIAAESRRMIDETYSAFVQGFMPSVPRPDVDVLEGLTTAIIVDQERLGANPRSTVGTVTDANAMLRILFSKLGHPYIGGPTAFSFNIPTQRASGVMTGPGGEKKIVKDAIYLGGMCPRCEGRGAVSDLDLAQIVDESKSLDEGAIMVPGYTADGWMVKGFSQSGFYPGDKPISQFTEKQRHLFLYGEVTKVKISGINMTYEGLIPKITKSMLSKDLDALQPHIRAFVERVATFAVCPECDGTRLTEGARSSKIEGVSIADACRMQVTDLAAWVRGLDLPEAGPLLQALSANLDAFVTLGLGYLSLERPSGTLSGGEAQRIKMLRHLGSSLTDITYVFDEPTIGLHPHDIQRMNGLLLQLRDKGNTVLVVEHKPETIAIGDHVIDLGPGAGSAGGEICFEGTVEGLKASGTKTGDHLEDRAQLKDSVRSKAGAIEVRGATANNLQDVDVDIPTGVLTVVTGVAGSGKSSLIHGSVSKREGVVAIDQAAIKGSRRSNPATYTGLLEPIRKAFAKANGVKPALFSANSEGACPSCKGAGVIITELGFMDTIETPCEDCGGKRFQASVLEYKLAGKDITEVLDLPVSEARVFFSDGEAKLPAAAAILGRMEDVGLGYLSLGQPLSTLSGGERQRIKLAIQMGEKGDVYVLDEPTTGLHLADVDKILGLLDRLVDAGKTVIVIEHHQAVMAHADWIIDIGPGAGHDGGKVVFEGTPSDLVSQKSTLTGEHLAEYVGA from the coding sequence ATGACTGCTGACGAGCATCCCGCTGACACCCATGATCTGATCCGTGTGCAGGGCGCACGCGAGAACAATCTGAAGGACGTCAGCGTCGACATCCCCAAACGACGGCTGACCGTGTTCACCGGCGTCTCCGGCTCGGGCAAGAGCTCGCTCGTCTTCGACACGATCGCGGCGGAGTCCCGGCGCATGATCGACGAGACGTACAGCGCGTTCGTGCAGGGGTTCATGCCCTCGGTCCCGCGCCCCGACGTCGACGTGCTCGAGGGGCTGACCACGGCGATCATCGTCGACCAGGAGCGTCTGGGAGCGAACCCGCGGTCGACCGTCGGCACCGTCACGGATGCGAACGCGATGCTGCGGATCCTGTTCAGCAAGCTCGGTCACCCCTACATCGGCGGTCCGACGGCGTTCTCCTTCAACATCCCCACGCAGAGGGCCAGCGGCGTGATGACCGGCCCGGGCGGCGAGAAGAAGATCGTGAAGGACGCGATCTACCTCGGCGGGATGTGCCCGCGGTGCGAGGGGAGGGGAGCGGTGTCCGACCTCGATCTCGCGCAGATCGTCGACGAGTCGAAGTCCCTCGACGAGGGCGCCATCATGGTGCCCGGGTACACCGCCGACGGGTGGATGGTGAAGGGCTTCTCACAGTCGGGCTTCTACCCGGGGGACAAGCCGATCTCGCAGTTCACCGAGAAGCAGCGGCACCTCTTCCTCTACGGCGAGGTCACGAAGGTGAAGATCTCCGGCATCAACATGACCTACGAGGGACTGATCCCGAAGATCACGAAGTCGATGCTCTCGAAGGACCTCGACGCCCTGCAGCCGCACATCCGCGCCTTCGTCGAACGCGTCGCCACGTTCGCGGTGTGCCCGGAGTGCGACGGGACGCGCCTCACGGAGGGCGCACGCTCGTCGAAGATCGAGGGCGTCAGCATCGCGGACGCCTGCCGGATGCAGGTGACCGATCTTGCCGCGTGGGTGCGCGGTCTCGATCTTCCGGAAGCCGGTCCGCTGCTGCAGGCGCTCAGCGCGAACCTCGACGCATTCGTCACGCTCGGTCTCGGCTACCTGAGCCTGGAGCGGCCGTCGGGAACCCTGTCCGGGGGAGAGGCGCAGCGCATCAAGATGCTGCGCCACCTCGGCTCCTCTCTGACGGACATCACCTACGTGTTCGACGAGCCGACCATCGGATTGCACCCGCACGACATCCAGCGCATGAACGGTCTGCTGCTGCAGCTGCGGGACAAGGGCAACACCGTCCTGGTGGTCGAGCACAAGCCGGAGACCATCGCGATCGGCGACCACGTCATCGACCTCGGGCCGGGGGCGGGCAGCGCCGGCGGGGAGATCTGCTTCGAGGGCACGGTCGAGGGTCTCAAGGCCAGCGGCACCAAGACCGGCGATCACCTCGAGGACCGCGCACAGCTGAAGGACTCGGTGCGCTCGAAGGCGGGAGCGATCGAGGTCCGCGGCGCCACCGCGAACAACCTGCAGGATGTCGACGTCGACATCCCGACGGGCGTGCTCACCGTGGTGACGGGCGTGGCGGGCTCCGGCAAGAGCTCGCTCATCCACGGCTCTGTGTCGAAGCGGGAGGGCGTCGTGGCGATCGACCAGGCCGCCATCAAGGGCTCCCGGCGCAGCAACCCGGCGACCTACACCGGCCTTCTCGAGCCGATCCGCAAGGCGTTCGCGAAGGCCAACGGCGTGAAGCCGGCCCTGTTCAGCGCGAACTCCGAGGGGGCATGTCCGTCGTGCAAGGGCGCCGGCGTGATCATCACGGAACTCGGCTTCATGGACACGATCGAGACGCCGTGCGAGGACTGCGGTGGCAAGCGCTTCCAGGCGAGCGTGCTGGAGTACAAGCTCGCGGGCAAGGACATCACCGAGGTGCTCGACCTGCCGGTGTCCGAGGCGCGGGTCTTCTTCAGCGACGGCGAGGCCAAGCTCCCGGCCGCCGCGGCGATCCTCGGCCGGATGGAAGACGTCGGGCTCGGCTACCTGTCACTCGGCCAGCCCCTGTCCACGCTGTCGGGCGGTGAGCGCCAGCGCATCAAGCTCGCGATCCAGATGGGGGAGAAGGGCGACGTGTACGTGCTCGACGAGCCCACGACGGGACTTCACCTCGCCGATGTCGACAAGATCCTCGGTCTGCTGGATCGACTCGTCGACGCCGGCAAGACCGTGATCGTGATCGAACACCACCAGGCGGTCATGGCGCACGCGGACTGGATCATCGACATCGGTCCGGGTGCCGGTCACGACGGCGGCAAGGTCGTCTTCGAGGGAACGCCGAGTGATTTGGTATCCCAGAAGTCGACACTCACGGGGGAGCACCTCGCGGAGTACGTGGGCGCCTGA
- a CDS encoding class I SAM-dependent methyltransferase, whose translation MNGSNVDIDWESARHANKENWEDRVPVHAEAYGLDAFDDPEHLSDVVRDDLASLMPFLPPAGLSGLDLCHLQCHIGTDTVSLARAGATVTGVDFSPAALRTAREFAARLGIEATWVETDVLDARAAVAGDFDVVYTSIGTVTWLDDLDRWAAQIVALLRPGGTFFIRDGHPALYALDEEAPALTTRYSYFATGHAQQWDDDSTYAGDGRIAHARTYEWPHALSEILGALLRAGLRLVHFDEGRTLPWRFSERMVEVPGGYAWPVHERDLLPCTYTIVARRD comes from the coding sequence GTGAACGGAAGCAACGTCGACATCGACTGGGAGTCCGCCCGCCACGCGAACAAGGAAAACTGGGAGGATCGGGTTCCCGTCCACGCGGAGGCCTACGGGCTCGACGCCTTCGACGATCCCGAGCACCTGAGCGACGTCGTCCGTGACGATCTCGCCTCGCTGATGCCCTTCCTCCCGCCAGCTGGGCTGTCCGGGCTCGACCTGTGCCACCTGCAATGCCACATCGGCACCGACACGGTCTCTCTCGCCCGCGCCGGCGCGACGGTCACGGGCGTCGATTTCTCCCCGGCCGCGCTCCGCACCGCCCGGGAGTTCGCCGCCCGACTGGGAATCGAGGCGACCTGGGTCGAGACCGATGTCCTGGATGCGCGTGCCGCGGTCGCGGGCGACTTCGACGTCGTCTACACGAGCATCGGGACGGTCACCTGGCTCGATGACTTGGATCGGTGGGCTGCCCAGATCGTCGCGCTGCTTCGTCCCGGCGGTACGTTCTTCATCCGAGACGGCCATCCCGCCCTCTATGCGCTGGACGAAGAAGCCCCGGCGCTGACCACCCGCTATTCGTACTTCGCAACCGGACATGCGCAGCAGTGGGACGATGACTCTACCTATGCCGGCGACGGGCGCATCGCGCACGCCCGCACCTATGAGTGGCCGCACGCCCTGTCGGAGATTCTCGGCGCGCTCCTGCGGGCCGGCCTCCGGCTCGTGCACTTCGACGAAGGACGAACGCTGCCGTGGCGCTTCAGCGAGCGGATGGTCGAGGTTCCCGGCGGCTATGCCTGGCCGGTGCACGAACGTGACCTCCTGCCGTGCACGTACACGATCGTCGCCCGACGCGACTGA
- a CDS encoding tyrosine-protein phosphatase, with amino-acid sequence MTSTLRIAGLANARDLGGLERADGTVTPSGVFVRAERLDLVDASGWDELQAAGVRTIIDLRRPDEHSGDVPSSITRTRVDLDGDDVEFWAAYEADGRWGTPLYYLDHLRELPERLGDVLTAIATADDGAILFHCSAGWDRTGLVSAVLLRALDVTTEAAVADYLASFGNAGEMEILHGRSFEVAERHEILRRFGHTPDSAFRDMYEHLDLDAWFRAADVDRSTRAVIETWRGAAPANRVSR; translated from the coding sequence ATGACAAGCACCCTCCGCATCGCCGGCCTGGCCAACGCGCGCGACCTCGGTGGCCTCGAGCGTGCCGACGGGACGGTGACGCCGTCAGGCGTCTTCGTCCGCGCAGAACGACTCGATCTCGTCGATGCATCCGGCTGGGACGAGCTGCAGGCTGCGGGTGTGCGCACCATCATCGATCTGCGTCGGCCCGATGAGCACAGTGGAGACGTGCCGTCATCGATCACCCGCACCCGCGTGGACCTCGACGGCGACGACGTCGAGTTCTGGGCGGCATACGAAGCCGATGGCCGGTGGGGTACTCCGCTCTACTATCTCGATCACCTCCGCGAGCTCCCCGAGCGGCTCGGAGACGTCCTGACGGCGATCGCCACTGCCGACGACGGCGCGATCCTCTTCCACTGCTCCGCCGGGTGGGATCGCACGGGTCTCGTGTCCGCGGTTCTCCTCCGGGCGCTCGACGTCACGACCGAGGCCGCAGTCGCGGACTACCTCGCCTCGTTCGGAAACGCCGGCGAGATGGAGATCCTGCACGGGCGATCCTTCGAGGTCGCCGAACGCCACGAGATCCTGAGGCGGTTCGGGCACACGCCGGACTCGGCGTTTCGGGACATGTACGAGCATCTGGACCTCGACGCGTGGTTCCGCGCGGCCGACGTGGACCGGAGTACGCGCGCGGTGATCGAGACCTGGCGTGGGGCGGCACCAGCGAACCGCGTCTCTCGGTGA
- a CDS encoding AAA family ATPase encodes MLHSAGALRHDPSRDISDNAHYVSSRRHTTGTALPCEHCDNGAMTPVGDAQTRLVILRGDSGSGKTTTALALRPLLGPRVALIHQDYVRRELLHDTDSRRLSRNASALITAAARQALDLGYDVILDGVFNLRDYSAPLENLHRDHRGVTRIYQFDVGLEETLRRHAGRPLATAFGEPQLRDWYDGWQPLPWYEERRIGRETSVDELVSSILDDLGPQRSAPR; translated from the coding sequence GTGCTGCATTCCGCCGGGGCGCTGCGCCATGACCCCTCTCGAGATATATCCGATAATGCACATTATGTCAGTTCACGTCGTCACACCACCGGAACGGCGCTCCCCTGCGAGCACTGCGACAATGGTGCGATGACTCCGGTGGGTGATGCGCAGACGCGTCTCGTGATCCTTCGCGGCGACTCCGGTTCCGGCAAGACGACGACGGCGCTCGCACTACGGCCGCTTCTCGGTCCGCGGGTCGCGCTGATCCATCAGGACTATGTACGTCGCGAGCTGCTTCATGACACCGACTCCCGCCGGCTGTCGAGGAATGCGAGCGCGTTGATCACCGCAGCCGCCCGCCAGGCTCTCGACCTCGGCTACGACGTGATCCTGGATGGCGTCTTCAATCTGCGCGACTACTCCGCACCCCTCGAGAACCTGCATCGTGATCATCGCGGGGTCACACGCATCTATCAGTTCGACGTCGGCCTCGAAGAGACCCTTCGTCGACATGCCGGTCGTCCGCTCGCGACGGCCTTCGGGGAGCCGCAACTCCGCGACTGGTACGACGGGTGGCAACCACTCCCCTGGTATGAGGAACGAAGGATCGGGCGGGAGACGTCGGTCGACGAACTCGTCTCGTCGATCCTCGACGACCTCGGCCCTCAGCGTTCAGCTCCCCGGTGA
- a CDS encoding RNA polymerase sigma factor, translating into MSGRADEKRRRIERAVPEHSPALLAYFVRRVDPAHLAADLLAETLLALWKRANALPDDDDEIRPWMFGIARNVLLHHRRGAARHHALADRLRSQLSTEQASGFADPTAFGELHEALRLLDQTDRDIIALRHWDGLPLVEIARVLRMKEGTVRSRYHRARERLREELRDVTYALDGR; encoded by the coding sequence GTGAGCGGGCGGGCGGACGAGAAGCGGCGGCGCATCGAGCGAGCCGTTCCGGAGCACTCCCCTGCACTCCTCGCCTACTTCGTGCGACGTGTCGATCCGGCCCACCTCGCCGCGGATCTCCTCGCAGAGACCCTGCTCGCCCTCTGGAAGCGCGCGAATGCGCTGCCTGACGACGACGACGAGATCCGTCCCTGGATGTTCGGCATCGCCAGGAACGTCCTGCTCCACCATCGTCGCGGCGCCGCGAGGCACCACGCGCTCGCGGACCGTCTCCGCAGCCAGCTCTCGACGGAGCAGGCCTCGGGTTTTGCGGATCCCACGGCATTCGGGGAACTGCACGAGGCACTCCGCCTGCTCGACCAGACGGATCGCGACATCATCGCACTCCGCCATTGGGATGGTCTCCCGCTCGTCGAGATCGCCCGTGTGCTGCGGATGAAGGAAGGCACCGTCCGGAGCCGCTACCACCGCGCGCGCGAGCGGCTGCGCGAGGAACTCAGGGACGTCACCTACGCGCTCGACGGACGGTGA
- a CDS encoding VOC family protein, with amino-acid sequence MTTSPLHHSIDYVELVVTDLDVAKRFFTAAFGWSFNDYGPGYAGIASPRGDGGEVGGLLLADEPRPVGGPLVLLYSDDLDATMDAIAAAGGTILQQPYEFPGGRRLHFADPTGNELGVWSAQ; translated from the coding sequence ATGACCACCTCACCTCTGCACCACTCGATCGACTACGTCGAGCTCGTCGTCACCGACCTCGATGTGGCCAAGCGCTTCTTCACCGCGGCGTTCGGCTGGAGCTTCAACGACTACGGCCCCGGCTACGCGGGCATCGCCTCCCCGCGTGGGGATGGCGGCGAGGTCGGCGGGCTCCTGCTGGCCGACGAGCCGCGACCGGTGGGCGGACCGCTCGTGCTGCTCTACTCCGACGACCTCGACGCCACGATGGATGCGATCGCGGCAGCGGGTGGCACCATCCTGCAGCAGCCGTACGAGTTCCCGGGCGGCCGGCGACTCCACTTCGCCGATCCGACGGGGAACGAACTCGGCGTCTGGTCCGCGCAGTAG
- a CDS encoding MFS transporter, with product MPQVSPSPVSTPGWRAWVIWSVGVAAYVLAITNRTSLGAVGVEAADRFQADASTLALFAVVQLAVYGGMQIPVGVLLDRFGSRPIMTIGMLLMAAGQLTMALSPSIGIAIFARVLLGAGDAAIFPAVLRLVATWFPAQRGPLMVQFTGIIGQTGQLIALVPLAALLHATSWTITFGSIAGLGVLFTILVALVIRNHPAESGADVTVNTDTGVVRVVTSAIDTGVGIRAAWAHPGTRLAFWSHFTTPFAGTAFVLLWGMPFLTAAEGLDTAHAAGIISVYVVAGMLLGPVIGDLSRRLPNHRSLALVLPAVGVQMAAWIAVIALPDTAPIWLLYVLAVALATGGPASMIAFDHARTHNPTHRLSTATGVTNAGGFIAALIAIFLIGLVLDLQGAGTPETYTLEAFRIAFLMPIPLWILGTVFILIERKRTRIRMGLDPERRR from the coding sequence GTGCCGCAGGTCTCCCCCTCCCCCGTGTCGACTCCGGGGTGGCGAGCCTGGGTGATCTGGTCGGTCGGCGTCGCAGCCTATGTGCTCGCGATCACCAACCGCACCTCGCTCGGCGCGGTCGGCGTCGAGGCTGCCGACAGGTTCCAGGCCGACGCGTCGACCCTCGCGCTCTTCGCCGTCGTGCAGCTCGCCGTCTACGGCGGCATGCAGATCCCGGTCGGCGTGCTCCTCGACCGCTTCGGCTCGCGCCCGATCATGACGATCGGCATGCTCCTCATGGCGGCGGGCCAGCTGACCATGGCCCTCTCCCCCAGCATCGGGATCGCCATCTTCGCTCGCGTTCTGCTCGGTGCCGGCGACGCGGCGATCTTCCCCGCCGTCCTCCGCCTGGTCGCAACCTGGTTCCCCGCCCAGCGCGGACCCCTCATGGTGCAGTTCACCGGCATCATCGGGCAGACCGGCCAGCTCATCGCCCTCGTGCCCCTCGCCGCGCTGCTGCACGCGACGAGCTGGACCATCACGTTCGGGAGCATCGCCGGGCTCGGTGTCCTCTTCACGATCCTCGTGGCCCTCGTCATCCGCAACCATCCCGCCGAGAGCGGCGCCGACGTCACGGTGAACACCGACACGGGCGTCGTCCGCGTCGTCACCTCCGCGATCGACACCGGGGTCGGCATCCGTGCCGCCTGGGCCCATCCCGGCACCCGACTGGCGTTCTGGTCGCACTTCACCACGCCGTTCGCGGGAACGGCCTTCGTCCTGCTCTGGGGAATGCCCTTCCTCACCGCCGCAGAGGGCCTCGACACCGCGCATGCCGCCGGCATCATCTCCGTATATGTCGTTGCCGGCATGCTTCTGGGACCGGTGATCGGCGACCTCTCCCGACGCCTCCCGAACCACCGGTCGCTGGCACTCGTGCTCCCGGCCGTCGGCGTGCAGATGGCCGCGTGGATTGCCGTGATCGCGCTCCCCGACACCGCTCCCATCTGGCTCCTGTACGTGCTGGCGGTCGCCCTGGCCACCGGAGGCCCGGCCTCGATGATCGCGTTCGACCATGCGCGGACGCACAACCCCACCCATCGTCTGAGCACGGCGACCGGCGTCACCAACGCCGGCGGCTTCATCGCCGCCCTCATCGCGATCTTCCTGATCGGTCTCGTCCTCGACCTGCAGGGCGCCGGCACTCCCGAGACCTACACGCTCGAGGCCTTCCGGATCGCCTTCCTCATGCCGATTCCGCTCTGGATCCTCGGAACCGTGTTCATCCTGATCGAACGCAAGCGGACCCGCATCCGCATGGGGCTCGATCCCGAGCGACGCCGCTGA
- a CDS encoding GNAT family N-acetyltransferase, which yields MASDFTFSHDSTRIDRARVHRWLSEQSYWAKGRPREAQDAAIDASRNYGVWDAAGEQVGYARVVTDGVTFAWLCDVFVDERVRGSGVGKMLVAGVVADLEPLPLRRIVLATADAHGLYAQYGFAPPADPNRYMIKSLTAD from the coding sequence GTGGCCTCCGACTTCACCTTCTCCCACGACTCGACGAGAATCGACCGTGCCCGCGTGCATCGCTGGCTCAGCGAGCAGTCCTACTGGGCGAAAGGACGCCCACGGGAGGCGCAGGACGCGGCGATCGATGCCTCGCGCAACTACGGCGTCTGGGATGCCGCCGGGGAGCAGGTCGGCTACGCACGGGTCGTGACCGACGGCGTGACGTTCGCGTGGCTCTGCGACGTCTTCGTCGATGAGCGCGTGCGCGGATCGGGTGTCGGCAAGATGCTCGTCGCCGGTGTCGTCGCCGACCTGGAGCCTCTGCCGCTGCGTCGCATCGTCCTCGCGACGGCCGACGCGCACGGCCTGTACGCACAGTACGGCTTCGCCCCGCCGGCGGATCCGAACCGCTACATGATCAAGAGCTTGACCGCGGACTGA